From the Clostridium putrefaciens genome, one window contains:
- the lonC gene encoding Lon family ATP-dependent protease, whose protein sequence is MNSEKALSEIEEIEKIEEILNDKIDLESQINVSFEVLNNVLDEGAVRARTIKFKLQKHVKSDDLYKRAYALNKIVSDGKGIAISIPSEKEIDEVMEDTNKWMSENLARKYIQNKIEEQVEDALRERQDKYIDDMRLGIIRKQKGPENTKTLKKYSDLEALDSRKLGKSLQTFLRPEGFDEIIGQERAIKSLLSKISSPYPQHIILYGPPGVGKTTAARLALEEAKKLQLTPFANDGKFIEVDGTTLRWDPREITNPLLGSVHDPIYQGSKRDLAEVGIPEPKPGLVTDAHGGVLFIDEIGELDSILQNKLLKVLEDKRVEFSSSYYDPDDENTPKYIKYLFEKGAPADFVLIGATTKEPRDLNPALRSRCTEVYFEPLASKDIEKIVENAADKLKVKLEDGVSELISRYTIEGRKAVNMLSDCYGYILYGEKQNKDDIYITKKDVEEVIAISRFTPYDTLEDNRGKYEIGHIYGLGVSGFIGSTIEIEASVLKATEKGKGRVRFNDTAGSMAKDSVFNAAAVIRKVTDKDIKDYDVHVNVIGGGKIDGPSAGAAITACIISALLEKPLRQDIALTGEISIRGKVKPVGGIFEKIYGARRKGVTLVLVPKDNEKEIPSGLTDIEVKSVDTIEDVLEIVFK, encoded by the coding sequence TTGAATTCAGAAAAGGCGTTATCAGAGATAGAAGAAATAGAAAAGATAGAAGAAATCTTAAATGATAAAATAGATTTAGAATCACAAATAAATGTATCTTTTGAAGTTTTAAATAATGTTTTAGATGAAGGTGCAGTAAGAGCTAGAACCATAAAGTTTAAATTACAAAAGCATGTAAAAAGTGATGATTTATATAAAAGGGCCTATGCTTTAAATAAGATAGTAAGCGATGGTAAAGGTATAGCTATTTCTATACCAAGCGAAAAAGAAATAGATGAAGTTATGGAAGACACAAATAAGTGGATGTCTGAAAATCTAGCAAGAAAGTATATACAAAACAAAATAGAAGAGCAGGTAGAAGATGCTTTAAGGGAAAGACAAGATAAGTATATTGATGATATGAGACTTGGAATAATAAGAAAGCAAAAGGGACCAGAAAATACTAAGACCCTTAAAAAGTATTCTGACCTAGAGGCTTTAGATTCTAGAAAGTTAGGCAAAAGCCTACAGACATTTTTAAGACCAGAAGGTTTTGATGAAATCATCGGACAAGAAAGGGCTATAAAATCATTATTATCAAAGATATCATCTCCTTATCCTCAACATATAATACTTTATGGACCTCCAGGGGTTGGTAAAACTACAGCAGCTAGACTTGCATTAGAAGAGGCGAAGAAACTTCAGCTTACTCCATTTGCAAATGATGGTAAGTTTATAGAAGTAGACGGTACAACTTTAAGATGGGATCCAAGAGAAATAACTAATCCACTTTTAGGATCAGTACATGATCCTATATACCAGGGTAGTAAAAGGGATTTAGCTGAAGTTGGTATACCAGAACCAAAGCCAGGCCTTGTTACAGATGCTCATGGTGGAGTTTTGTTTATAGATGAGATTGGGGAACTTGATTCCATACTTCAAAATAAACTTTTAAAGGTACTAGAAGATAAAAGAGTAGAGTTTTCATCTTCATATTATGATCCAGATGATGAGAATACACCTAAGTATATAAAGTATCTTTTTGAAAAGGGTGCACCGGCAGATTTTGTTTTAATAGGAGCTACAACTAAAGAACCTAGGGATTTAAATCCTGCTTTAAGATCTAGATGTACTGAAGTTTACTTTGAACCACTAGCTTCAAAGGATATAGAAAAGATAGTGGAAAATGCAGCAGATAAACTTAAGGTTAAATTAGAAGACGGAGTTTCAGAACTAATTAGTAGGTACACAATAGAAGGAAGAAAAGCTGTAAACATGTTATCCGATTGTTATGGGTATATACTTTATGGAGAAAAACAAAATAAAGATGATATATATATAACTAAAAAAGATGTTGAAGAGGTAATAGCAATAAGTAGATTTACTCCTTATGATACATTAGAAGATAATAGAGGGAAATATGAAATTGGACATATATATGGTCTAGGTGTAAGTGGTTTTATAGGTTCTACTATTGAAATAGAAGCATCTGTCTTAAAAGCTACAGAAAAGGGCAAGGGAAGAGTAAGGTTTAATGATACTGCAGGTAGTATGGCTAAGGACTCTGTATTTAATGCCGCGGCTGTAATAAGAAAAGTTACAGACAAAGATATTAAAGATTATGATGTACATGTAAATGTAATAGGTGGAGGAAAGATTGATGGGCCTTCAGCAGGAGCAGCTATAACAGCTTGTATAATTAGTGCACTATTAGAAAAGCCGTTAAGACAAGATATAGCCCTTACAGGTGAAATATCTATTAGAGGTAAAGTAAAACCTGTAGGAGGAATATTTGAAAAGATATATGGGGCTAGAAGAAAGGGTGTAACCCTTGTATTAGTACCAAAGGATAATGAAAAAGAGATACCTTCAGGACTAACTGATATAGAAGTTAAATCAGTAGATACAATAGAAGATGTTTTAGAAATAGTATTTAAATAA
- the rplI gene encoding 50S ribosomal protein L9, whose amino-acid sequence MKVILLSDVKGLGKKGEAVNAADGYARNFLFRNKLAEEATSGNLHILNTKNENERKKKSAEVEEAQKLANGLKGKEIKIAAKTGESGRLFGAITNKDVAKLIKQQYKIDIDKKKLVMETLKQVGTYEVEVKLYPEISTKMKVVIAAE is encoded by the coding sequence ATGAAGGTAATATTATTATCAGATGTTAAAGGTCTTGGGAAAAAGGGAGAAGCTGTAAACGCAGCTGATGGATATGCAAGGAATTTTCTATTTAGAAATAAACTTGCTGAAGAGGCAACTAGTGGAAACTTGCATATATTAAACACAAAGAATGAAAATGAGAGAAAGAAAAAGTCTGCTGAAGTAGAAGAAGCTCAAAAGCTTGCAAATGGATTAAAAGGAAAAGAGATAAAGATAGCAGCTAAAACAGGTGAAAGTGGAAGATTATTTGGAGCTATAACAAACAAAGATGTAGCAAAGCTTATTAAGCAGCAATATAAAATAGATATAGATAAGAAAAAGCTAGTTATGGAAACATTAAAACAAGTTGGAACTTACGAAGTAGAGGTAAAACTTTACCCTGAGATATCTACAAAAATGAAAGTTGTTATTGCCGCAGAGTAA
- a CDS encoding DHH family phosphoesterase, producing MSIIGILISLLFIKGHFIEGILFCLIYLCLIYYNYNNLREKNNNWKEFLEDFSENLDEATKNMLINLPFPLLIVGEQGNISWYNNRFSDILKGEEVLSKNINHLIEEFDTEENPESDKIVYNNVKVGDGYYDVHTSIVKTPDKNYVDHSLRILYFYDITTSKKNIEAKENIMLIEVDNLDEVMKSTEEDMRPLLAAEIERAINSYAQNINAMIRKYSSNKYVLSVQSLYVEADMRRKFEILDIIREINLGNKLAVTLSVGVGRGGKNPLENHNYANKAKELALGRGGDQVVIKNGEKLSFYGGNTKEVEKRTKVRARVIAHSLNNLISESSNIFIMGHRNPDMDCLGAAVGLSSAIKKKNKECYIVLEDGNNNIKYILDKLSKHKEYDDLFLTAKDSMPKIDENSLLILVDVHSISYVQNPEIVNSIKKRMIIDHHRRNPDIIEDSIITYIETYASSTSELVTEMIQYMLDKPKLTQIEAEALLAGICLDTKNFYFKTGVRTFEAASFLRRSGADTIDVKKMFGHDLSSYLKKAEIIKSVVVENDIAIATCPPSIQDTIIAAQASDELLNITGIKASFVLVKIDNDVNISGRSFGDLNVQVILESLGGGGHMTMAGAKVNDSSLDEAVGKLKGSISKYLKEGDKK from the coding sequence ATGAGTATTATAGGAATACTTATATCCTTATTATTTATAAAGGGCCATTTTATAGAAGGAATTTTATTTTGTTTAATCTACCTTTGTCTTATATATTATAATTATAATAATTTAAGAGAAAAGAATAATAATTGGAAGGAGTTTTTAGAAGACTTTTCTGAAAACTTAGATGAAGCTACTAAAAACATGTTGATAAATCTTCCATTTCCATTACTGATAGTAGGAGAACAAGGTAATATATCATGGTATAATAATAGGTTTTCAGATATACTAAAGGGAGAAGAGGTACTAAGTAAAAATATAAATCATTTAATTGAAGAGTTTGATACAGAAGAAAACCCAGAGTCGGATAAGATAGTCTATAATAATGTAAAAGTTGGTGATGGTTATTATGATGTTCACACAAGCATTGTTAAAACACCAGATAAAAATTATGTAGATCATTCTTTAAGAATATTATATTTTTATGATATAACTACTAGTAAAAAGAATATAGAAGCTAAAGAAAATATAATGTTAATCGAAGTAGACAACTTAGATGAGGTTATGAAAAGTACAGAGGAAGATATGAGGCCTTTACTTGCAGCTGAAATAGAAAGAGCTATAAATAGCTATGCTCAAAATATTAATGCTATGATACGAAAATATTCTTCGAATAAATATGTCTTATCTGTTCAAAGTCTTTATGTAGAAGCAGATATGAGACGTAAGTTTGAAATTTTAGATATAATTAGAGAAATAAATCTTGGAAATAAACTAGCAGTTACTCTTAGTGTTGGAGTTGGTAGGGGTGGTAAGAATCCTTTAGAAAATCATAACTATGCTAATAAGGCCAAGGAGCTTGCCCTTGGAAGAGGTGGAGATCAGGTTGTTATAAAAAATGGAGAAAAGCTTTCATTTTATGGTGGGAATACTAAAGAAGTTGAAAAGCGTACTAAAGTTAGAGCAAGAGTTATAGCACATTCATTAAACAATCTAATTAGCGAGAGTAGTAATATATTTATAATGGGTCATCGAAATCCTGATATGGATTGTTTAGGTGCAGCTGTAGGCCTAAGTAGTGCTATAAAGAAGAAAAATAAAGAGTGCTATATAGTTTTAGAAGATGGTAATAATAATATAAAATATATTTTAGATAAACTAAGTAAGCATAAGGAATATGATGATTTATTTTTAACAGCAAAGGATAGTATGCCTAAGATTGATGAAAATAGTCTTTTAATTTTAGTAGATGTCCACAGTATCAGCTATGTACAAAATCCTGAAATAGTAAACTCAATTAAAAAGAGAATGATAATAGATCACCATAGAAGAAATCCTGATATTATAGAAGATTCTATTATAACTTATATAGAAACATACGCTTCATCAACTTCAGAATTAGTTACAGAAATGATACAATATATGTTAGATAAACCAAAGCTTACTCAAATTGAAGCAGAAGCACTTCTAGCAGGAATATGTTTAGATACTAAGAATTTTTATTTTAAGACAGGGGTTAGAACTTTTGAAGCAGCTTCGTTTTTAAGAAGATCAGGCGCAGACACCATTGATGTAAAGAAGATGTTTGGTCACGATTTATCTTCTTATTTAAAGAAGGCTGAAATAATAAAATCTGTAGTAGTTGAAAATGATATTGCAATTGCTACTTGTCCACCAAGTATACAAGATACCATAATAGCAGCACAAGCATCAGACGAACTACTAAATATTACAGGTATTAAGGCATCCTTTGTTCTTGTTAAAATAGATAATGATGTTAATATAAGTGGTAGGTCTTTTGGAGATTTAAACGTACAGGTTATATTAGAATCTCTTGGTGGTGGTGGACATATGACTATGGCAGGAGCTAAAGTTAATGATTCATCTTTAGATGAAGCAGTAGGAAAGTTAAAAGGTTCTATAAGCAAATACTTAAAGGAAGGTGACAAAAAATGA
- a CDS encoding DUF2232 domain-containing protein, with protein sequence MQNRKYTTKEILEVGLMAAIIIILNFIIIYVPILGAVISIALPLPVVILYVRHNGKIALLTCILSFIVMLMFIDPIRAIISSISILFLGITLGYCIKHKRGFFKTLLYQTIAGFIQMVIGVYIYMSFIVKTSLDGYINIMFIKPFKESIAISKGIYEGLGIDITSNPTMTLLESLDARTLLIMIPAVIIIILAISAYINIIIANKVLKRLGYEVEEPKPFTKWYFDDRVAAGFIIAICLSIILNSYKIPLGEYLLPFSVTLFQFMLLIDGLSLIFYYLEKRFNNKKGIKTFVVIMLFIIQPFILFVAYLGLGDIFIDLREINPNSLRNTFKNRFKK encoded by the coding sequence ATGCAAAATAGAAAATACACTACAAAAGAAATATTAGAAGTGGGTTTGATGGCTGCAATTATTATTATACTTAATTTTATAATAATATATGTTCCCATTTTAGGAGCAGTAATATCTATAGCATTACCATTACCTGTAGTAATATTATATGTAAGGCATAACGGAAAGATTGCATTGTTAACTTGTATTTTGAGTTTCATAGTTATGTTAATGTTTATTGATCCTATTAGAGCAATAATTTCGTCAATTAGCATATTGTTTTTGGGAATTACATTAGGATACTGTATAAAACACAAAAGGGGATTTTTTAAGACACTTTTATATCAAACAATTGCAGGATTTATACAAATGGTAATTGGTGTGTATATATACATGTCGTTCATAGTTAAAACTTCACTTGATGGATATATAAATATTATGTTCATAAAACCATTTAAAGAAAGTATTGCTATAAGCAAGGGTATATATGAAGGCCTAGGAATAGATATTACAAGTAATCCCACCATGACTTTATTAGAATCTTTAGATGCAAGAACGCTATTAATTATGATTCCAGCTGTTATTATAATTATACTTGCTATATCAGCTTATATAAATATCATTATTGCAAATAAGGTTTTAAAGAGGTTGGGATATGAAGTTGAAGAGCCTAAACCTTTTACGAAGTGGTATTTTGATGATAGGGTAGCTGCAGGATTTATAATTGCTATTTGTTTAAGTATTATACTTAATTCATATAAGATACCTTTAGGAGAATATTTACTTCCATTTAGTGTTACTTTATTTCAATTTATGCTTTTAATAGATGGATTATCGCTTATATTTTATTACTTAGAAAAGAGATTTAATAATAAAAAGGGAATAAAGACTTTTGTAGTAATTATGCTATTTATTATACAGCCGTTTATTTTATTTGTTGCTTATTTAGGGCTTGGAGATATATTTATAGATCTTAGAGAAATAAATCCAAATAGCTTACGTAATACTTTTAAAAACAGATTTAAAAAATGA
- a CDS encoding MazG-like family protein — translation MKQDNFNIMSDIKIIEGLKSQLLSVIAEFFKLLTKGSNVAQEAILECISGAIIILYVLAERLGYSYTAVDETMKKKLKIGIIEEDVVEKDGKNLSKLNSHLKER, via the coding sequence TTGAAACAGGATAACTTTAATATAATGTCAGATATAAAAATAATAGAAGGATTGAAATCACAACTGTTATCTGTGATAGCAGAATTTTTTAAATTATTAACAAAGGGTAGTAATGTAGCTCAAGAAGCAATATTAGAATGCATTTCCGGGGCAATAATAATACTATATGTTTTAGCAGAAAGGTTAGGATATTCGTACACCGCTGTAGATGAGACAATGAAAAAGAAACTTAAGATTGGAATAATAGAAGAGGATGTAGTGGAGAAGGATGGTAAAAATCTTTCTAAATTAAATTCTCACTTAAAGGAAAGATAG
- a CDS encoding response regulator: MQKVLVVDDTKSIRMMLSTCLELEGYEVIQCKNGYDALEVLEKKKLYLAFIDIKMPQISVTEVIRKIRGKGILTPVIIMIDFETVKNSVDCTKLGSIAYLQRPFTQDKIRSMLKDLPKGMLFENGDNLSYIDTAKELLKEGKLYDAISILKTALSIEPSNAQIYHLLSEVYKANGNSEESSKFLSVAEVFGYSRLNEKP; encoded by the coding sequence ATGCAAAAAGTACTTGTTGTAGATGATACTAAAAGTATAAGAATGATGTTGAGTACATGCCTAGAGTTAGAGGGATATGAAGTTATACAATGTAAAAATGGATATGATGCCTTAGAGGTTTTGGAAAAGAAAAAGCTGTATCTGGCATTTATAGATATAAAGATGCCACAAATCAGTGTAACAGAAGTGATTAGAAAAATAAGGGGTAAGGGTATATTAACGCCAGTTATAATAATGATAGATTTTGAAACAGTAAAGAATTCTGTAGATTGCACCAAACTAGGGTCTATAGCTTATCTTCAAAGACCTTTTACCCAAGACAAGATAAGATCAATGTTAAAAGATTTACCTAAAGGAATGTTATTTGAAAATGGGGATAATTTAAGTTACATAGATACAGCTAAAGAGCTTTTAAAAGAAGGTAAGCTCTATGACGCAATAAGTATACTAAAAACTGCTTTAAGTATAGAACCTTCAAATGCACAAATATATCACCTTCTTTCAGAGGTTTACAAGGCTAATGGCAATTCAGAGGAGTCTAGTAAGTTCTTATCAGTTGCAGAAGTATTTGGGTATTCTAGATTAAATGAAAAGCCATAG
- the rpsR gene encoding 30S ribosomal protein S18 — protein MRRSGGGGGKMRRSKKKVCTFCMDKSGSIDYKDVNKLRKFITERGKILPRRISGACAKHQREVTGAIKRSRNIALLPFTTEQ, from the coding sequence ATGAGAAGAAGCGGCGGCGGCGGCGGAAAAATGAGACGTTCTAAGAAAAAGGTCTGCACATTCTGTATGGATAAGTCTGGAAGTATAGATTATAAAGACGTAAATAAACTTAGAAAGTTTATAACTGAAAGAGGAAAGATTCTTCCAAGAAGAATTTCCGGAGCTTGCGCTAAACATCAAAGAGAAGTAACAGGCGCTATAAAGAGATCAAGAAACATAGCATTATTACCATTTACAACAGAACAATAA
- the rpsF gene encoding 30S ribosomal protein S6 translates to MRKYETIFILHPTMEEEAVKANIEKFKGVIETNGGVVDNVDFWGKRKLAYEIKKVNEGYYTLINFSANPELPKELDRIFRITDGIVRHIIVKEEE, encoded by the coding sequence ATGAGAAAGTATGAAACTATATTTATATTACATCCAACAATGGAAGAAGAGGCTGTTAAAGCTAACATCGAAAAGTTTAAAGGTGTAATAGAAACTAATGGTGGAGTAGTTGACAATGTTGATTTCTGGGGCAAAAGAAAATTAGCTTATGAAATTAAGAAAGTTAATGAAGGATACTACACTTTGATAAACTTCAGTGCTAATCCTGAATTACCTAAAGAATTAGATAGAATATTCAGAATCACTGATGGTATAGTAAGACATATCATAGTTAAAGAAGAAGAATAA
- a CDS encoding DUF951 domain-containing protein, which produces MDKTFNLGDVVQMKKQHPCGSYDWEIIRVGADIKIKCKGCNRIVMIPRSKFEKDIKKIL; this is translated from the coding sequence ATGGATAAGACTTTCAATCTAGGTGATGTAGTCCAAATGAAAAAACAACATCCTTGCGGAAGTTATGACTGGGAAATAATAAGAGTTGGAGCAGATATTAAGATAAAGTGTAAGGGTTGCAATAGAATAGTTATGATTCCTAGAAGTAAATTTGAAAAAGATATTAAAAAGATACTTTAA
- a CDS encoding mechanosensitive ion channel family protein: MLLSSFIQINDQFIGIGKFWVSMEKIQGFFFKILNIIFIVAIMFVMVKLGTKFIDKFIKKQSKMKVSLDVKKASTLGTLLKSILRYTVYFFGMASILTQIVGPISLTFAGMGGVAIGFAAQNFVKDIINGFFILFEDQFTVDDYIDIEQKSGIVEGIGLRLTKIRDFNGDLHLIPNGNINTVTNHSRGSMRVLIDVDIAREEDIDNVVDILNSICENFKNNENIVDGPKVIGVTAIKEFGFTVRVVGRAKPMTQWECENALRKEIKNTLDLHKVKVPYPKRVVIKGDSLNNV, from the coding sequence ATGTTATTAAGTTCTTTTATTCAAATTAATGATCAATTTATAGGTATAGGAAAGTTTTGGGTATCCATGGAAAAGATTCAAGGGTTCTTTTTTAAAATATTAAATATAATTTTCATAGTAGCTATAATGTTTGTTATGGTTAAGCTTGGAACTAAATTTATTGATAAGTTTATTAAAAAGCAAAGTAAAATGAAGGTTTCACTGGATGTCAAAAAGGCGAGTACCCTTGGAACACTTCTAAAGAGTATATTAAGGTATACAGTATACTTTTTTGGGATGGCATCTATATTAACCCAAATAGTAGGGCCTATAAGTCTCACATTTGCTGGAATGGGTGGGGTAGCGATAGGATTTGCAGCACAAAACTTTGTAAAAGATATTATAAATGGATTCTTTATTTTATTTGAAGATCAATTTACAGTAGATGACTATATAGATATTGAACAGAAGAGTGGAATTGTAGAAGGAATAGGTCTTAGATTAACTAAGATTAGGGATTTTAACGGAGACTTACATCTTATACCTAATGGAAATATAAATACAGTTACAAACCATTCTAGAGGATCTATGAGGGTTCTTATTGATGTAGATATAGCAAGGGAAGAAGATATAGATAATGTAGTAGATATATTAAATTCTATATGTGAAAACTTTAAGAATAATGAAAATATAGTAGATGGACCCAAAGTTATCGGTGTTACAGCTATAAAAGAGTTTGGATTTACCGTAAGAGTTGTAGGAAGGGCTAAACCTATGACACAATGGGAATGTGAGAATGCATTAAGAAAAGAAATTAAAAACACTTTAGATCTTCATAAAGTTAAGGTTCCTTATCCCAAAAGAGTAGTCATAAAAGGTGATAGTTTAAATAATGTTTAA
- a CDS encoding DUF3343 domain-containing protein, whose protein sequence is MKDYYLIVFKNTHDAIESEKILKDKGVKVIIMPTPTYITQSCGISIRFSKDNYDLIKNIIDNDEIHIKNLYYKSEDRFEQLI, encoded by the coding sequence ATGAAAGATTATTATTTAATAGTATTTAAAAATACACATGATGCAATAGAGTCAGAAAAGATATTAAAAGATAAGGGTGTTAAAGTTATAATAATGCCAACACCTACTTATATAACACAAAGTTGTGGAATCAGCATAAGGTTTTCAAAGGATAATTACGATTTAATCAAAAATATCATAGATAATGATGAAATACATATAAAAAACCTTTATTATAAAAGTGAAGATAGGTTTGAACAATTAATATAA
- a CDS encoding aminotransferase class V-fold PLP-dependent enzyme yields MKVYLDNAATTYPKPPSVHTEMLTYFTNLGASPGRGSYSSALESSRLIYKCRESLCSLFNFPKPENVIFTYNVTASLNMLIKGVIKRGFHVITTSMEHNSCLRPLFQLKDSLDIDLDILQCDSNGILNIEEFENLIKPTTKLVVINHASNIIGSIQPIEAIGKICAKNDIFFIIDAAQTAGVIDIDFKKVGCSALAFTGHKSLLGPPGIGGFLISDKLSEACDPIITGGTGSLSSSIYQPSFLPDKFESGTMNTPGVMGLLAGIEYINSEGMNSIKEREDDLCDLFINSILNMPNVKLYGLKSSKNRTSVVSLNFHDIDSSEVSYILDSEFGIMTRTGLHCAPLAHKTIGTYPEGTLRFSIGPFNDKKDINYTIDSLYKILRSN; encoded by the coding sequence ATGAAAGTTTATCTTGATAATGCTGCTACTACCTACCCAAAACCACCATCTGTACATACTGAAATGCTTACTTACTTTACAAACCTTGGTGCAAGTCCTGGAAGGGGAAGTTATTCTTCTGCCTTAGAAAGTAGTAGACTTATATATAAATGTCGAGAATCCTTATGTAGCCTTTTTAATTTTCCTAAACCTGAAAATGTAATCTTTACATACAACGTTACAGCTTCATTAAATATGCTAATTAAAGGAGTTATAAAAAGAGGGTTTCATGTAATAACTACATCAATGGAACATAATTCTTGTTTAAGACCCTTATTTCAACTAAAAGACAGCCTAGATATAGATTTAGATATCCTGCAATGTGATAGTAATGGTATCTTAAATATAGAAGAATTCGAGAATCTTATAAAACCAACTACAAAGTTAGTGGTTATAAATCATGCTTCTAATATTATAGGATCTATACAACCTATTGAAGCTATAGGGAAAATATGTGCGAAAAATGATATCTTTTTTATTATAGATGCAGCACAAACTGCAGGTGTTATAGATATTGATTTTAAAAAGGTAGGATGCAGTGCATTAGCCTTTACAGGTCACAAAAGTTTACTCGGACCTCCTGGTATAGGTGGATTCTTAATTTCTGATAAATTAAGTGAAGCTTGTGATCCTATTATAACTGGTGGAACCGGTAGTTTATCTTCAAGTATTTATCAACCTTCATTTTTACCAGATAAATTTGAAAGTGGAACTATGAATACTCCAGGGGTAATGGGCCTTCTAGCTGGAATAGAGTATATAAACTCTGAAGGCATGAACTCAATAAAAGAAAGAGAAGATGATCTTTGTGATTTATTCATAAATTCTATCTTAAACATGCCTAATGTTAAACTTTATGGTCTTAAAAGTTCTAAAAATAGAACCTCAGTGGTATCTTTAAACTTTCATGACATAGATTCTTCTGAAGTTTCCTATATATTAGATTCTGAATTTGGTATAATGACTAGAACAGGGCTACATTGTGCCCCTTTAGCACATAAAACCATAGGCACTTACCCTGAAGGAACCTTAAGATTTAGTATCGGACCTTTTAACGACAAAAAAGATATAAACTATACAATTGACAGTTTATATAAAATATTAAGGAGTAATTAA
- the ytvI gene encoding sporulation integral membrane protein YtvI, giving the protein MSQIVNKTNKLLLFFIVYTLTFILFFKTLPYTLPFVLALIFAYILRKPTRYLVNTFKIKAALASILTTLVFFTVILSLLSLTVSSIIREMITLTKGIQTYIDSNYYNILDIFSKLQNNFNDIDPYILNTAKNYFLNSISGILNSTVNIGTSIVGYLINILAYIPYICMVIVFTLLATYFFTKKIVTHNVPFASTIKENNNSDKFLEIFNHGKKMLVSYIGSYGIIILITFLITLVGFLILKVNYALILSILCALFDLLPVLGMPLIYFPLIIYNLIIKNYFIAIALLILYLIVFITRQIVEPKIVSSSLGIDPVAVLAATFIGLKANGVTGLIFCMFLVVFYNVFKRVDIL; this is encoded by the coding sequence ATGTCACAAATCGTAAACAAAACCAATAAATTATTGTTATTTTTCATTGTATACACTTTAACCTTTATACTTTTCTTTAAAACATTACCATACACACTCCCCTTTGTTCTAGCTTTAATCTTTGCTTATATACTTAGAAAGCCTACTCGGTATCTAGTGAATACGTTTAAGATTAAAGCAGCTTTAGCATCAATACTTACAACCTTAGTATTCTTTACTGTAATACTCTCTTTATTGTCACTTACCGTATCATCCATAATAAGAGAGATGATAACATTAACTAAGGGTATTCAAACTTATATTGATTCTAATTACTATAATATACTAGATATATTTTCAAAACTTCAAAATAACTTTAACGACATAGACCCGTATATTTTAAATACAGCTAAAAATTACTTTTTAAACTCAATTTCAGGAATTCTTAATTCAACTGTAAATATCGGTACATCTATCGTAGGTTATTTGATTAATATATTAGCATATATACCCTACATATGTATGGTGATTGTTTTTACACTTTTAGCTACTTATTTTTTCACTAAAAAAATAGTTACGCATAACGTTCCATTTGCTTCTACTATTAAGGAAAATAATAACTCTGATAAGTTTTTAGAGATATTCAATCATGGTAAGAAAATGTTAGTTAGTTATATAGGCTCTTATGGAATCATTATACTAATAACATTTCTTATAACCTTAGTTGGATTCTTAATTTTAAAAGTTAATTATGCTTTAATACTAAGTATCCTATGTGCGTTATTCGATCTATTACCTGTTTTAGGTATGCCACTTATATATTTCCCACTTATAATATACAACTTAATTATAAAAAATTATTTCATAGCTATAGCTTTACTTATATTATACCTAATAGTGTTTATTACAAGGCAGATAGTTGAACCAAAGATAGTATCTTCATCTTTAGGCATAGACCCTGTAGCAGTTCTAGCCGCTACCTTTATAGGTTTAAAGGCAAATGGAGTTACTGGATTAATATTTTGTATGTTTTTAGTTGTATTTTATAATGTATTTAAACGTGTAGATATACTATAA